The following proteins are encoded in a genomic region of Dyadobacter sp. UC 10:
- a CDS encoding sodium:solute symporter yields MNPYISLIILIVYFGMLITVSIYTSRGADTNTFFTANRQSPWYLVAFGMIGTSLSGVTFISVPGAVANIQFSYFQVVIGYILGYLVIGTVLMPLYYRLNLISIYSYLEQRFGFWSYKTGSGFFLLSRTIGSAVRLYVAAQVLQLALFKPLGVPFEVAVAITIFLIWIYTFKGGVKTIIVTDTLQTFFLITAVILTIVLVSRELNLKGIGDIWSAVDSSKYSQIFYWDTNDPKNFFKQFFAGVFIAIVMTGLDQDLMQKNLTCKNIGEAQKNMFWFTVVLVIVNFLFLSLGALLYVYAEAQGIPVTARTDDFYPMLALNHLGLLVGITFLLGITAATYASSDSALTALTTAFCIDFMEIEKRPEEKRSSIKFWVHIMFSVIFYLVILIFNRLNSKEVITAVFDLAGYTYGPLLGLFAFGAFLKRPVKDRWVPLVCILAPILTYIINDHSAEWFNGYKFGFERLIINGLITFVGLWLLYDNKGKSREAFISGK; encoded by the coding sequence ATGAATCCCTACATCTCGCTGATCATCCTGATAGTCTATTTCGGAATGCTGATTACAGTCTCGATTTACACTTCCAGAGGAGCGGATACAAATACTTTTTTTACGGCAAACCGCCAGTCGCCCTGGTACCTGGTAGCTTTTGGGATGATCGGGACTTCGCTTTCAGGGGTAACATTCATTTCCGTTCCCGGCGCAGTTGCCAATATTCAGTTTTCCTATTTTCAGGTGGTTATTGGCTATATTTTGGGTTATCTGGTGATCGGTACCGTGCTGATGCCACTCTATTATCGTCTGAATCTGATCTCAATCTATTCTTATCTCGAACAGCGGTTTGGCTTTTGGTCTTACAAAACCGGTTCGGGCTTTTTCCTTTTATCGCGAACAATCGGTTCCGCGGTAAGGTTGTATGTTGCTGCCCAGGTTCTTCAGCTGGCGCTTTTCAAACCACTCGGTGTTCCATTTGAAGTCGCCGTCGCGATTACGATTTTTCTGATCTGGATCTACACTTTTAAAGGTGGGGTGAAAACGATTATCGTGACGGATACGCTTCAGACTTTTTTTCTGATCACGGCGGTTATCCTTACGATCGTTTTGGTTTCCAGGGAGCTGAACCTCAAAGGAATAGGAGATATTTGGTCCGCAGTAGATTCTAGTAAATATTCCCAAATCTTTTACTGGGATACCAACGATCCGAAGAACTTTTTCAAGCAATTTTTTGCAGGCGTATTTATCGCGATTGTTATGACTGGTCTGGATCAGGATCTGATGCAGAAAAACCTTACCTGCAAGAACATCGGCGAGGCGCAAAAAAACATGTTCTGGTTTACCGTGGTTTTGGTAATAGTTAATTTCCTGTTCCTCTCCCTGGGTGCATTACTTTACGTATATGCGGAAGCGCAAGGGATTCCGGTGACTGCGCGAACAGATGATTTCTATCCGATGCTCGCGCTGAACCATCTCGGTTTACTGGTTGGAATCACTTTCCTCCTTGGTATCACTGCTGCCACCTACGCCAGTTCCGATTCGGCCCTGACGGCATTAACCACCGCTTTTTGTATCGATTTCATGGAAATAGAAAAAAGACCGGAGGAAAAGAGGTCTTCGATCAAGTTCTGGGTCCATATCATGTTTTCGGTCATATTTTATCTGGTGATCCTGATTTTCAACCGATTGAACAGTAAGGAAGTCATCACTGCTGTTTTCGACCTGGCGGGCTATACATACGGCCCGCTGCTCGGACTTTTTGCGTTCGGGGCTTTCCTCAAAAGGCCAGTGAAAGATCGTTGGGTGCCGTTGGTTTGTATTCTCGCTCCGATATTGACATATATTATCAACGATCACTCCGCCGAATGGTTTAACGGGTACAAATTTGGCTTCGAAAGGCTCATCATTAATGGACTGATCACTTTCGTCGGCCTCTGGCTACTTTACGACAACAAAGGAAAAAGCAGGGAAGCCTTTATATCTGGAAAATAA
- a CDS encoding DUF3109 family protein has protein sequence MILIDHTCISDDIEDQLFVCNLDKCKGACCVEGDSGAPLDEEEVAVLSEIYPMVEPYLSEEGKKAIAEQGTSTKDWDGDHVTPIINGRECAYAIYDQRGILKCGIEAAYLDGKIGYKKPISCHLYPIRVTKYDEFHALNYDRWSICSPACDFGKQLGVPVYQFLKEPLIRAYGTEWYGQLSREIDERQQARANEKG, from the coding sequence ATGATTTTAATAGACCACACCTGCATCAGTGACGATATTGAAGACCAGCTCTTTGTCTGTAACCTTGACAAATGCAAAGGTGCCTGCTGTGTAGAAGGAGATTCGGGTGCTCCGCTTGACGAAGAGGAAGTGGCGGTACTAAGCGAAATTTATCCGATGGTCGAACCATATCTTTCTGAAGAAGGTAAAAAAGCAATTGCCGAACAGGGTACTTCTACTAAAGACTGGGATGGAGATCATGTTACTCCGATCATTAACGGCCGAGAATGTGCGTACGCTATTTATGATCAGAGAGGTATATTGAAATGTGGTATTGAGGCTGCTTATCTGGATGGTAAGATCGGTTATAAAAAACCGATTTCCTGTCACTTATATCCGATTAGAGTCACTAAGTACGACGAATTTCATGCGCTTAACTATGATCGCTGGTCTATTTGCAGTCCTGCTTGTGACTTCGGCAAACAATTAGGCGTACCTGTTTACCAATTTTTGAAAGAACCTCTGATCCGCGCATATGGGACTGAATGGTACGGTCAGCTAAGCCGAGAGATCGATGAACGTCAGCAAGCAAGAGCAAATGAAAAAGGGTAA
- a CDS encoding ATP-dependent Clp protease adaptor ClpS: protein MQALTETDVEILEETVVTDIKKLVIYNDDVNTFDWVIDTLVEVCGHTSEQAEQCTIIIHYKGKCSVKEGAFDELTGMRNEICRRGISAEIH from the coding sequence ATGCAAGCGCTGACAGAAACAGACGTAGAAATTCTGGAAGAAACGGTTGTCACCGACATTAAAAAGCTAGTTATTTATAATGACGATGTAAACACTTTCGACTGGGTAATAGATACTTTGGTAGAAGTATGCGGACACACCAGCGAGCAAGCTGAACAATGTACGATCATCATTCACTATAAGGGGAAGTGCTCGGTTAAGGAGGGTGCATTTGATGAACTCACCGGTATGCGGAACGAGATTTGCCGGAGAGGTATTTCAGCTGAAATACATTAA
- a CDS encoding O-methyltransferase: MKFLAEEIEEYSVLHTENESELLRSLNRETHANILNPRMLSGHLQGRFLSMISRMIRPDRILEIGTYTGYSALCLCEGLRPAGKIITIDINEELETFTRNFFNSTAFSASIKYIIGNAMDIVPELQETFDLVFIDADKINYSSYFNLCLEKVRSGGFIIADNVLWSGKVIQPGVKIDKDTQALLDFNKMVQEDSRVSNVLLPIRDGLMILQKI, encoded by the coding sequence ATGAAGTTTTTGGCAGAGGAAATAGAGGAGTATTCCGTGCTGCATACGGAAAATGAGAGTGAATTGCTGAGGTCTTTGAATCGCGAGACCCACGCCAACATTCTCAACCCTCGCATGCTCTCAGGACATTTACAGGGCCGGTTTTTATCCATGATTTCCAGAATGATCAGGCCCGACCGGATATTGGAAATAGGCACTTATACCGGATACTCTGCTTTGTGTCTGTGTGAAGGATTAAGGCCTGCGGGCAAAATCATCACTATTGATATCAACGAAGAGCTCGAAACCTTTACCCGCAATTTCTTTAACAGCACCGCTTTCTCCGCCTCCATCAAATATATCATCGGGAATGCTATGGACATTGTGCCGGAGCTTCAAGAAACCTTTGACCTCGTTTTCATTGATGCGGATAAAATTAACTATTCATCTTATTTTAATCTTTGTCTTGAAAAGGTCAGAAGCGGCGGTTTTATCATCGCCGACAATGTACTTTGGAGCGGCAAAGTAATTCAGCCGGGCGTTAAGATAGACAAAGACACCCAGGCCTTACTGGACTTTAACAAAATGGTCCAGGAAGACAGCCGCGTTTCTAATGTTCTGCTCCCAATCCGGGACGGATTAATGATACTTCAGAAAATTTAA
- a CDS encoding TlpA family protein disulfide reductase: MKKILIAGLIVVAALAVYFAFFKPAGSPEVASEAGSSPQEETSVYLSALNDLKGNQVSMAQDKLIFVNVWATWCGPCNMEMPGIQKLYDKYKAHEKVAFYIISDEDAETVNPFIERKGYDLPFFQYAGPYPPALDGNAIPRTYIIYDGKILAQEIGASKWDRPEIIELIEKQLAQI; the protein is encoded by the coding sequence ATGAAAAAAATACTTATTGCCGGGTTAATTGTTGTAGCCGCATTAGCAGTCTATTTTGCTTTTTTTAAACCTGCTGGCTCTCCCGAGGTAGCCAGTGAGGCCGGGTCTTCGCCGCAGGAAGAAACGTCGGTTTATTTATCCGCCTTGAATGATCTGAAAGGCAACCAGGTTTCGATGGCTCAGGACAAACTGATATTTGTGAACGTATGGGCAACCTGGTGCGGCCCGTGCAATATGGAAATGCCTGGTATTCAAAAGCTTTATGATAAATACAAAGCGCACGAAAAAGTAGCTTTCTATATTATTTCGGACGAAGACGCTGAGACTGTCAACCCATTCATTGAGCGCAAAGGATACGACCTTCCATTTTTCCAATATGCGGGACCGTACCCTCCGGCGCTTGATGGAAATGCAATTCCACGGACATACATCATATATGACGGAAAGATTCTTGCGCAGGAAATCGGTGCTTCCAAATGGGACCGTCCTGAAATAATAGAGTTGATCGAAAAGCAGCTTGCACAGATTTGA
- the recR gene encoding recombination mediator RecR: protein MNYPSRLIEDAVNEISRLPGIGKKTALRLALHLLKREEEQARSLSEAIVNMRTKTTYCVKCHNIADEMYCNICANSKRDQSTICVVVDTRDVLAIESTNQYKGLYHVLGGIISPLEGIGPSDLYIDSLIQRVEKPMNDDPVQEIILALSPTMEGDTTAFYLQKKLRPTGVKISTIARGVPIGGDLEYADEITLGRSIISRVAYD from the coding sequence ATGAATTATCCCTCACGCCTGATAGAGGATGCTGTAAATGAAATCTCCCGACTTCCCGGAATTGGCAAAAAGACCGCACTGCGGCTGGCATTACATTTGCTTAAGAGAGAAGAAGAGCAGGCAAGATCCCTCTCGGAGGCAATTGTGAATATGCGTACCAAAACAACTTACTGTGTCAAATGTCATAATATTGCGGATGAAATGTACTGTAATATTTGTGCAAACAGTAAGCGGGATCAGTCTACGATTTGCGTGGTAGTGGATACCCGGGACGTACTTGCAATTGAATCCACAAATCAATACAAAGGCCTCTATCATGTACTCGGAGGCATTATTTCTCCATTGGAAGGTATTGGACCATCTGATCTGTATATAGATTCGCTGATCCAAAGAGTTGAAAAACCGATGAATGATGACCCGGTTCAGGAGATCATCCTGGCGTTGAGCCCCACAATGGAGGGCGATACCACTGCATTTTATTTGCAAAAAAAACTCAGACCGACGGGGGTTAAGATAAGTACCATTGCCCGCGGCGTACCCATTGGCGGAGACCTCGAATATGCCGATGAAATTACGCTGGGCCGAAGTATCATAAGTCGAGTGGCTTATGATTGA
- a CDS encoding Cif family virulence factor yields the protein MKALSFILSGFLLCISCTDKAKEEEAAREANQERDKKAITEVIENETKSFFARDYDAWKSNYAQTDYAFQAWSNDDGTFDSNVGWEDINKQIGKYIADNPEPVSSHPIVERKNMKFKFFDDDVAYLTWDQFNSDKQEKNFHHSKEVRLVEKIDGQWKIVCVSAFWDYKHPIPASRLPMIKKIANESRGKNKI from the coding sequence ATGAAAGCGCTGTCATTCATTTTATCGGGGTTTTTATTGTGCATTTCCTGCACTGACAAAGCCAAAGAAGAGGAAGCTGCCCGCGAAGCCAATCAGGAAAGGGATAAGAAAGCCATCACCGAAGTAATCGAAAACGAGACAAAATCCTTTTTTGCGAGAGACTATGATGCCTGGAAATCGAATTATGCACAAACCGACTATGCATTCCAGGCGTGGAGTAACGACGACGGTACCTTCGATTCAAATGTCGGGTGGGAGGACATTAACAAACAAATAGGCAAATATATTGCGGATAATCCCGAGCCGGTTTCCAGCCACCCTATTGTGGAACGAAAAAATATGAAATTCAAGTTTTTTGATGACGATGTGGCCTATCTGACCTGGGACCAGTTTAATAGTGACAAGCAGGAGAAAAACTTTCATCATAGTAAAGAGGTCAGATTGGTTGAAAAGATCGACGGACAGTGGAAAATCGTTTGTGTTTCAGCCTTTTGGGACTACAAACATCCAATCCCTGCGAGCCGGCTTCCGATGATCAAAAAGATTGCAAATGAAAGCAGGGGAAAAAATAAAATCTAG
- a CDS encoding MGMT family protein yields MKKGNAFFNDVYDVVRQVPAGRATSYGAIAKYLGNKRGARIVGWAMGNSYTQSDIPAHRVVNSQGELTARALFETPTSMQEKLEHEGITVMNHRIQNWKERFWDPEKELL; encoded by the coding sequence ATGAAAAAGGGTAATGCTTTTTTCAATGATGTGTATGATGTAGTGCGTCAGGTACCGGCCGGCCGGGCTACTTCCTATGGTGCAATTGCCAAATATCTAGGTAATAAAAGAGGCGCGAGAATAGTGGGCTGGGCAATGGGCAACAGTTACACGCAATCGGACATCCCCGCTCACCGCGTTGTAAATAGCCAGGGCGAACTTACCGCCAGGGCCCTTTTCGAAACACCGACGTCCATGCAGGAAAAACTGGAGCATGAAGGAATTACGGTTATGAACCATAGAATTCAGAACTGGAAAGAACGCTTCTGGGATCCAGAGAAAGAGTTATTATAA
- the azu gene encoding azurin, with product MKTTKYGVMLLAAVLAFGAVTTSPVEAKIPAGTEVNDVKQVKTIVIKGSDAMQFDLKEIKVKAGQKVKLTLTHSGKLAKAAMGHNWVLLKSGVDVATFGSKAAAARETEYIPASEKASIIAHTKLVGGGESDTIEFTAPAKGTYTYICSFPGHYALMKGSFVVE from the coding sequence ATGAAAACGACCAAGTATGGCGTAATGCTTCTTGCCGCAGTTTTGGCTTTCGGAGCAGTTACTACGAGCCCTGTTGAAGCTAAGATTCCTGCCGGCACAGAGGTAAACGATGTTAAACAAGTTAAAACAATCGTCATAAAAGGTAGTGACGCAATGCAGTTTGACCTGAAAGAAATTAAAGTGAAAGCTGGCCAGAAAGTGAAATTGACCCTGACGCACTCTGGTAAACTTGCGAAAGCAGCTATGGGTCATAACTGGGTTTTATTGAAGTCAGGCGTTGATGTTGCGACTTTCGGTTCGAAAGCAGCAGCAGCAAGAGAAACAGAATACATTCCTGCATCTGAAAAAGCCAGCATCATTGCACATACCAAGTTGGTAGGCGGTGGCGAAAGCGACACGATCGAATTCACTGCTCCGGCAAAAGGAACCTACACTTACATTTGCAGCTTTCCAGGGCATTATGCACTAATGAAAGGAAGCTTCGTTGTAGAGTAA
- a CDS encoding LysM peptidoglycan-binding domain-containing protein: MARTFINNIKYLTIALLLSLTATNVVFAQGIPEIPTSVSFGGITVKFDRNAQNLIEEDVKSLMGNKKFWEEKMDRAILYFPIVEGILMDEEVPIDFKYLAVQESSFRPDVVSTSNAVGYWQFKPETARELNLRVDDTIDERKNISASTHAAAWYLKKNNQQFNNWVTTLYSYYQGAGGVKKIIPASWAYAREVTLTSKTDRYMLRFFAHKIALEAGIERYKSPNTFILMESDFGKGKTLDEVAGSLGIASAELKNYNRWLVDGEIPSDREYLLTIPVPVAQVAAVREKLSLPPQQTAVASVYEDTGYPVLKRTSPPSQNPAFYEINGLKGIEASAGSKPRALAKSGGLKMPKFMRYNDMQAEMPLIPGKVYYLARKHKKASTPFHTARPGDTWHSVSQQYGVRLVNLLKYNRTTSRNYPIETGQVLFLTKKRPRKQPIEIIAPPQATPPAKKDSVIAVVTEKAPATAANTIPEKPSGRKKYTPVLVEKTDVPAPTETRAAEPITSKPAPAATAPAVATTESVDAAKKPAMQENDERVVIITQDGADGSFKAAEEERPVAKAGSPSKVITPNETRSTASTSVYARQKAAAEERAAKESASRDAARSGAEARTHTVVSGDTYFGIAGKYNLSLHELLELNNISSRTRLSAGQKLIVSKTGKETVASAEPVATKAVPEKIAVTRTAPAESFRTPEEIKEETRRSANPESEFHMVEGGQTYYSISKAYGLSIKELLELNNLDDSDRLKSGQRLRVKREAGNAAADDRINQNIGGAAQTHTVMAGETLFRIAQTYRTNVDDIKRLNNMSGNSVMVGQKLKIPQQ; this comes from the coding sequence ATGGCCAGAACTTTCATTAACAACATCAAGTACCTAACAATCGCGTTGCTTCTGTCGCTAACTGCGACAAATGTAGTTTTTGCCCAGGGCATACCGGAAATTCCAACCAGTGTCTCTTTTGGCGGAATAACCGTCAAATTCGACAGAAATGCGCAAAATCTCATCGAAGAAGATGTTAAGAGCCTGATGGGCAATAAAAAGTTTTGGGAGGAAAAAATGGACCGGGCAATACTTTATTTCCCGATTGTGGAAGGGATATTAATGGACGAAGAGGTACCTATTGATTTCAAATACCTTGCAGTCCAGGAAAGCTCTTTCCGCCCGGATGTCGTATCTACTTCGAATGCAGTCGGCTACTGGCAGTTCAAACCGGAAACCGCCCGCGAGCTGAACCTAAGAGTTGACGATACGATCGACGAGCGAAAAAATATCAGCGCATCCACGCACGCAGCGGCCTGGTACCTTAAAAAGAATAATCAGCAGTTCAACAACTGGGTTACTACGCTTTACTCCTATTATCAGGGTGCCGGCGGTGTAAAGAAGATCATTCCCGCAAGCTGGGCTTATGCCAGAGAAGTGACGCTGACATCGAAGACAGATCGTTATATGCTCCGTTTTTTTGCGCATAAAATTGCGTTGGAAGCAGGCATAGAGCGCTACAAATCTCCGAATACATTTATACTGATGGAATCGGACTTCGGTAAAGGCAAAACGCTTGACGAAGTCGCAGGCTCCCTGGGTATTGCTTCTGCAGAGCTCAAGAATTATAACAGGTGGCTGGTTGATGGTGAAATACCTTCAGACCGTGAATATCTTCTCACTATCCCTGTACCGGTTGCACAGGTGGCTGCTGTTCGGGAGAAATTATCTTTGCCTCCGCAGCAAACCGCAGTTGCTTCTGTATATGAAGACACCGGTTATCCGGTCCTGAAAAGAACCTCTCCACCATCTCAAAACCCTGCTTTTTACGAAATTAATGGGTTGAAAGGCATCGAGGCTTCTGCTGGCTCCAAGCCAAGAGCGCTTGCAAAATCCGGTGGACTAAAAATGCCTAAGTTCATGCGGTACAACGATATGCAGGCTGAGATGCCGCTTATTCCCGGAAAAGTTTACTACCTCGCACGCAAGCATAAAAAAGCGTCGACGCCCTTCCATACAGCCCGGCCGGGAGATACCTGGCACAGCGTATCCCAGCAGTACGGCGTACGTCTGGTAAATCTCTTGAAATACAACCGCACTACCAGCCGCAACTACCCTATTGAAACCGGGCAGGTATTGTTCCTCACCAAGAAACGTCCTAGAAAACAACCGATCGAGATCATTGCGCCGCCGCAGGCAACTCCTCCGGCCAAGAAAGACTCTGTAATTGCGGTTGTAACTGAAAAAGCACCAGCAACGGCAGCCAATACAATTCCCGAAAAACCGTCCGGCCGGAAAAAGTATACACCTGTGCTCGTCGAAAAAACAGACGTACCTGCTCCTACTGAAACCAGAGCAGCTGAGCCGATAACCTCCAAACCTGCACCCGCCGCGACAGCCCCGGCTGTTGCGACCACTGAATCCGTCGATGCCGCGAAAAAACCGGCCATGCAGGAAAATGATGAACGAGTTGTGATCATTACTCAAGACGGTGCAGATGGATCTTTCAAAGCTGCAGAGGAAGAGCGCCCCGTTGCAAAAGCCGGTTCACCTTCCAAAGTGATTACCCCGAATGAAACCCGGAGCACCGCTTCAACCTCCGTATATGCCCGTCAGAAGGCCGCTGCCGAAGAACGCGCCGCGAAGGAAAGCGCTTCCAGAGATGCAGCCCGATCCGGTGCAGAAGCCAGGACGCATACTGTCGTTTCGGGAGATACCTATTTCGGTATCGCAGGCAAATACAACCTTTCATTGCATGAGCTATTGGAACTGAACAATATCAGCAGCAGAACCCGCCTCAGTGCAGGGCAAAAACTGATTGTGAGCAAAACGGGTAAAGAAACGGTTGCTAGCGCAGAGCCCGTGGCAACAAAAGCTGTTCCGGAAAAAATAGCTGTAACCCGCACTGCACCTGCCGAATCTTTCAGGACTCCCGAGGAAATCAAAGAGGAAACGAGACGTTCTGCAAATCCCGAAAGCGAATTTCATATGGTCGAGGGCGGCCAAACATATTACAGCATTTCCAAAGCATATGGCCTTTCTATCAAAGAACTCCTGGAATTGAATAATCTGGACGACTCTGACAGATTAAAATCCGGCCAGAGATTGAGAGTGAAACGCGAAGCAGGTAATGCTGCGGCAGACGATCGCATCAACCAAAATATTGGTGGAGCTGCTCAGACACACACAGTGATGGCCGGCGAGACGCTGTTCCGGATCGCTCAAACTTACCGCACCAACGTTGATGATATTAAGAGATTAAACAATATGTCGGGAAACAGCGTTATGGTGGGACAAAAGCTTAAAATACCCCAGCAATAG
- a CDS encoding tetratricopeptide repeat protein produces the protein MKVLVSGIAFFIALTFSDPILAQRSAAEFFEEGNTKAGTGDFNGALQAFSSVIAMSPEHAPSFFNRGLAKANLKDHRGAILDYDRAIELNPREPLYYQSRGVSKSLQDDFRAAIEDYTKAIEINPEEPKSYYNRGVSYAKLKNHRHALADLDQALALNPDELAALYARGNCKQDLQEYAGSLADFTRVIELSPKRTGAYAGRGIAKLQLGDYQGASADFTRAIELSPNDSELYSNRGFAKNKLEDFTGAIIDFDKTIQLDAENYVAYYGRGFAKGKLNDQRGAIADLTKSIELKNTYVGDPKKIAYAGKINRDKLDELRDQVHQTIKIDNLTNERAEAYYIRGLNKAKVGETKSALQDLTTAVELNPTYSSAYFSRAMVRSASGDQMGAVLDFSSSIKLRSDYPEAYYLRGILKNSLGEVNEGCLDLSKAGELGYQQAYKVIASYCN, from the coding sequence ATGAAAGTCTTAGTATCTGGCATTGCGTTTTTTATTGCGCTTACTTTTTCTGATCCCATCCTAGCCCAGCGTTCAGCCGCCGAATTTTTTGAAGAAGGAAATACAAAAGCCGGAACCGGAGACTTCAACGGCGCCTTACAGGCTTTTTCGTCGGTTATTGCAATGAGCCCGGAGCACGCACCGAGCTTCTTCAACCGGGGACTTGCAAAAGCCAATCTCAAAGACCATAGAGGTGCAATTCTTGATTACGATCGGGCAATAGAGCTGAATCCCAGGGAACCCCTGTATTACCAGAGCAGAGGTGTTAGCAAGAGTCTCCAGGACGATTTTCGGGCAGCGATTGAAGACTATACAAAAGCGATTGAAATCAATCCGGAGGAGCCTAAAAGTTACTATAACCGCGGTGTCAGCTATGCGAAACTCAAAAATCACAGGCATGCATTGGCAGACCTCGATCAGGCTTTGGCGCTTAATCCCGACGAGCTGGCCGCACTTTATGCTAGGGGAAACTGTAAGCAGGATTTGCAGGAGTATGCAGGAAGCCTGGCCGATTTTACCAGGGTAATTGAACTAAGTCCGAAAAGAACAGGCGCTTATGCCGGCCGTGGAATTGCGAAGTTGCAACTGGGCGACTATCAGGGAGCGAGTGCTGACTTTACCCGGGCCATTGAGCTGAGTCCAAATGATAGCGAACTCTATTCCAACCGGGGTTTTGCCAAAAATAAACTGGAAGATTTCACAGGAGCGATCATTGATTTCGACAAAACGATACAGCTTGACGCAGAGAACTATGTTGCGTACTATGGAAGGGGTTTTGCAAAAGGAAAGTTGAATGATCAGCGAGGCGCAATCGCCGACCTGACGAAATCCATTGAGCTGAAAAACACTTATGTAGGTGATCCTAAGAAGATTGCATACGCTGGTAAAATAAATAGAGACAAGCTGGACGAGCTTCGCGACCAGGTCCATCAGACGATTAAGATAGACAATCTGACCAATGAGCGTGCGGAAGCATATTATATCAGGGGATTGAATAAGGCCAAAGTGGGGGAGACTAAAAGTGCATTGCAAGACCTCACAACTGCCGTAGAATTAAATCCTACGTATTCGAGCGCATACTTTTCCCGCGCGATGGTTAGATCCGCAAGCGGCGATCAGATGGGAGCAGTGCTGGACTTCAGCAGCTCGATCAAACTCCGCTCTGACTATCCGGAAGCTTATTACCTGCGTGGCATTTTGAAAAACAGTCTCGGTGAAGTAAATGAAGGCTGCCTGGATCTGAGCAAAGCGGGGGAGCTGGGTTATCAGCAAGCCTACAAGGTGATCGCTTCTTATTGTAATTGA
- a CDS encoding superoxide dismutase, producing MNRTDFLRTLAGGTIAAGAFANQTFAGDSNTIIAETAPFKQAPLPYDFGALEPSIDKTTMEIHYGKHHAAYVKNLNDAVKGTEFEKKSLEEIIKSVGKAPAAIRNNGGGHWNHTFFWEVMGPKKSAGPTGAVADAINGQFGSLDKFKEEFGKAASTRFGSGWAWLVAKGGKLSVGSTPNQDNPLMDVSELKGTPILGLDVWEHAYYLHYQNKRPDYIKAFWDVVNWEKVAANLKKA from the coding sequence ATGAATAGGACAGACTTTTTGCGAACACTCGCTGGCGGCACGATCGCCGCAGGAGCATTTGCTAACCAGACCTTTGCCGGAGATTCCAACACAATCATTGCAGAAACCGCGCCATTTAAGCAAGCGCCACTTCCTTACGATTTCGGGGCGTTAGAGCCGAGCATCGATAAAACTACAATGGAAATCCATTACGGTAAGCATCATGCAGCGTATGTAAAAAATCTGAACGATGCAGTGAAAGGTACTGAATTTGAGAAAAAATCGCTGGAAGAAATCATTAAATCGGTAGGTAAAGCGCCTGCTGCAATCCGCAATAATGGAGGCGGACATTGGAACCATACTTTTTTCTGGGAAGTAATGGGACCAAAAAAATCAGCTGGTCCCACAGGCGCGGTTGCCGATGCGATCAATGGACAATTTGGCTCCCTGGACAAGTTTAAGGAAGAGTTTGGCAAAGCAGCAAGTACGAGATTCGGCTCTGGCTGGGCCTGGCTTGTCGCGAAAGGCGGAAAACTTTCGGTTGGCTCTACCCCAAATCAGGACAACCCGTTAATGGACGTTTCGGAATTAAAAGGTACCCCTATTTTGGGTTTAGATGTTTGGGAACATGCCTATTACCTGCACTATCAAAACAAAAGACCGGATTATATTAAAGCATTCTGGGATGTTGTTAACTGGGAAAAAGTAGCAGCGAATCTTAAAAAAGCTTAG